A single genomic interval of Rhodanobacteraceae bacterium harbors:
- a CDS encoding response regulator transcription factor encodes MIRVFLVDDQTLVRQGVRSLLELSDAVQVIGEARDGDEAIIEIPKAQPDVVLLDLRMPGKSGLEVLEHLSRTGELPPTIILTTFDEDQLVLNGLRAGARGFLLKDVSLDQLVSAIKTVAEGGSLVQPGLTDRLLRGVSHLENKFASLDEPDPLTERETEILRLMSGGYSNKEIARSLDVAEGTVKNHVSNILSKLGVRDRTRAVLKALELGLVQGVKR; translated from the coding sequence ATGATTAGAGTGTTCCTGGTCGATGATCAGACGCTGGTGAGGCAGGGTGTACGCAGCCTGCTGGAGCTGTCCGATGCGGTACAGGTGATTGGCGAGGCCCGTGATGGCGACGAAGCCATCATCGAGATTCCCAAGGCCCAACCCGATGTGGTGCTGCTCGATCTGCGCATGCCGGGCAAGTCGGGCCTCGAAGTACTGGAGCACTTGTCGCGCACCGGCGAGTTGCCGCCGACGATCATCCTCACCACTTTCGATGAGGATCAGCTGGTGCTGAACGGGCTGCGTGCCGGTGCCCGCGGCTTCCTGCTCAAGGACGTGTCGCTGGACCAGCTGGTCAGCGCCATCAAGACCGTGGCCGAAGGTGGCTCACTGGTGCAGCCGGGCCTGACCGACCGCCTGCTGCGCGGCGTCAGCCATCTGGAAAACAAGTTCGCCAGCCTCGACGAGCCCGATCCCCTGACCGAGCGCGAGACCGAGATTCTGCGGCTGATGTCCGGCGGCTATTCCAACAAGGAAATCGCGCGCTCGCTGGACGTCGCCGAGGGCACGGTCAAGAACCACGTCTCCAATATCCTGTCCAAGCTCGGCGTGCGCGATCGCACGCGCGCGGTCCTTAAGGCACTGGAACTGGGCCTGGTGCAGGGCGTGAAGCGTTAG
- a CDS encoding GNAT family N-acetyltransferase, giving the protein MSLILRDIEQSDLDAVLALNNAAGPGILPITEARMRQLFDVARYFRVAHFNGELAGFQIGLSPDASYDSPNFLWFRNALADFLYIDRIVIDSRFRRHGIGRVFYADVLSFAEVRFPLLCCEVFIEPRDDVALVFFGTNGFHEVGQQLLTGDRRVSLMVKEMKAYPFVQETYRTPGVASLPEDLDVDRLSRRSA; this is encoded by the coding sequence ATGTCCTTGATTTTGCGCGACATAGAGCAGAGCGACCTCGACGCAGTCCTGGCGCTGAACAATGCCGCCGGGCCGGGCATCCTGCCGATCACCGAAGCCCGCATGCGGCAGTTGTTTGACGTGGCCCGCTACTTCCGGGTCGCCCACTTCAACGGCGAACTGGCCGGGTTCCAGATCGGATTGTCGCCTGACGCCAGCTACGACAGCCCGAATTTTCTCTGGTTTCGGAACGCGCTGGCCGATTTTCTGTACATAGACCGCATCGTCATCGATTCGCGCTTCCGCCGTCACGGCATCGGCCGGGTCTTCTATGCCGACGTGCTCAGCTTTGCCGAGGTGCGTTTTCCGCTGCTCTGCTGCGAAGTCTTCATCGAGCCACGCGACGATGTGGCCCTGGTGTTCTTCGGCACCAACGGCTTTCACGAAGTGGGTCAGCAATTGCTGACCGGCGACCGTCGGGTCAGCCTGATGGTCAAGGAAATGAAGGCTTATCCCTTCGTGCAGGAAACCTATCGGACGCCGGG
- a CDS encoding sensor histidine kinase, giving the protein MRFIRTYSQSQLLRYAGLFTWVCVGISLPFIPRLSMAAARPDVVGTVVAYLGFALAYWILTREMDGAGRRWVYLLTLVAMTLSSLAIGHLTGTGIGAILILVCASVLPWVLPLGQGVFWLLLQNLGMLPVFLARPNFGLLEAMLQVGLYLSLSTLTFMTSYVARRQTEAREELRVVNSELRATQLLLAEGERAGERLRISRELHDVVGHHLTALSLNLEVASHLVTGKALDHVKQAQSVSKQLLADVRQVVSALRGSDTVDLDRTLHELVASAPAPDVHLTLPEPFRIADARRAQVLVRLTQEILTNTMRHAKARNLWLDFRVDGDEVELVARDDGRGATELKAGNGLTGMRERLEIFGGSLDVETRPGYGFVVLARLPLESKS; this is encoded by the coding sequence ATGCGCTTCATCCGCACCTATTCCCAAAGTCAGCTGCTGCGATACGCCGGCCTGTTCACCTGGGTGTGCGTGGGGATTTCCTTGCCCTTCATTCCGCGCCTGAGCATGGCCGCCGCCAGGCCAGACGTGGTCGGCACGGTGGTCGCCTATCTGGGGTTCGCGCTGGCCTATTGGATACTGACCCGGGAGATGGACGGCGCCGGTCGGCGTTGGGTCTACCTGCTGACGCTGGTGGCAATGACCCTGTCCTCACTGGCGATCGGCCATCTGACCGGCACTGGCATCGGCGCCATCCTGATTCTGGTCTGTGCCAGTGTGCTGCCCTGGGTGCTGCCGCTGGGGCAGGGCGTATTCTGGCTGTTGCTGCAGAACCTGGGCATGTTGCCGGTGTTTCTGGCGAGGCCCAATTTCGGCTTGCTGGAGGCGATGTTGCAGGTCGGGCTTTATCTGAGTCTCTCAACGCTGACGTTCATGACCTCCTACGTGGCCCGCCGCCAGACCGAAGCGCGTGAGGAACTGCGGGTGGTCAATTCCGAACTGCGGGCCACTCAGCTGCTGCTGGCCGAGGGCGAGCGTGCCGGCGAGCGCCTGCGAATTTCGCGAGAGCTGCATGATGTCGTTGGCCATCATCTGACCGCGCTGAGTCTCAATCTGGAAGTGGCCAGCCATCTGGTGACCGGCAAGGCGCTGGATCATGTCAAGCAGGCGCAGTCGGTCAGCAAGCAGTTGCTGGCGGATGTGCGTCAGGTGGTGAGTGCCTTGCGAGGCAGTGATACCGTGGATCTGGATCGCACGCTGCATGAACTGGTGGCATCGGCACCGGCGCCAGATGTGCATCTGACACTGCCTGAGCCCTTCCGTATCGCCGACGCGCGCCGCGCCCAGGTGCTGGTGCGGCTGACACAGGAGATCCTGACCAATACCATGCGCCATGCCAAGGCGCGTAATCTCTGGCTGGACTTCCGGGTGGATGGCGACGAAGTGGAATTGGTTGCTCGCGACGACGGTCGCGGCGCCACCGAGCTGAAGGCCGGCAACGGTTTGACCGGCATGCGCGAGCGCCTGGAGATTTTTGGAGGATCATTGGATGTGGAAACACGCCCTGGATATGGATTTGTCGTACTCGCCCGACTACCGCTGGAGAGCAAGTCATGA